A window of Plasmodium brasilianum strain Bolivian I chromosome 8, whole genome shotgun sequence contains these coding sequences:
- a CDS encoding dynein attachment factor-domain containing protein → MIPSNDSALINIKKMRNDFVRSIVKDEEYKKKDDKKKEIVKSCKSYKDFCNIVSCVSMKPVRKYEEKVTYEDYVNFNFSSHNSKIESTKKKNRKNYNFFVSRQFKLNNQMDEFSPLNYERYKTRREIEQFLYILNDHKDNYDKFIKDHYNCDDMKDIISFIKNKWELLFDSDPALAGDDRAENHETREENNQLNDENCQANSEEQNFKILNLVNFLFWLCKRWCCQNFSAYFTQDELADINANVHTITQRLENVNCVNNYKDNKIIEMINYIKKNNF, encoded by the exons ATGATTCCAAGTAATGATAGTGCACTCATCAACATAAAGAAGATGAGGAACGACTTTGTAAGAAGCATTGTGAAAGATgaagaatacaaaaaaaaagatgacaaaaaaaaagaaatagtaaAATCTTGCAAAAGTTATAAAGATTTCTGCAATATTGTAAGTTGTGTAAGTATGAAACCGGTtagaaaatatgaagaaaaggTTACATACGAAGATTATGTAAACTTTAACTTTTCTTCACATAATTCTAAAATAGAAAgcaccaaaaaaaaaaatagaaaaaactataattttttcgtaAGTAGACAGTTCAAACTTAATAACCAAATGGACGAATTTTCTCCTTTGAATTATGAAAGATACAAAACCCGCAGGGAAATAGAGCAGTTTCT ATATATCCTGAACGACCATAAAgataattatgataaattCATAAAGGACCATTATAATTGTGATGATATGAAGGATATCATAagtttcattaaaaataaatgggaACTACTGTTCGATAGTGATCCAGCACTGGCAGGAGATGATCGAGCAGAAAACCATGAAACAAGAGAGGAAAACAACCAACTAAACGATGAAAATTGTCAAGCAAACAGTGAAGAgcaaaatttcaaaatattaaatttggTCAACTTTCTCTTTTGGCTTTGTAAGCGCTGGTGCTGCCAAAATTTCTCAGCGTACTTTACACAAGACGAATTAGCTGATATCAACGCAAATGTTCATACTATAACTCAAAGAttagaaaatgtaaattgTGTCAACAACTATaaggataataaaataattgagATGATcaattatatcaaaaaaaacaatttctaa
- a CDS encoding 60S ribosomal protein L13, which yields MYKKVYVIDCKGHMLGRLASIIAKELLNGQRIVAVRCEDINISGSLYRNRLKYQEFLRLRTNTNPKKGPFHLREPSKILWRCVRGMLPHKTYKGKIALKKLKVFLGMPYPYDKKKKYVLPSALRAFRLKKNRRYCRLGTLSSRVGWNYDELVKKNEKLRKKVTKNYYKKEVKKLNEKKELKTEALNLINPEQRKVLENFGYA from the coding sequence GTTTACGTAATTGACTGTAAGGGACATATGTTAGGTAGACTCGCGTCCATAATAGCAAAGGAATTATTGAATGGTCAGCGAATAGTTGCGGTTAGGTGTGAAGATATTAACATATCAGGTAGTTTATACAGGAATAGACTTAAGTATCAGGAATTTTTAAGACTAAGAACGAACACAAACCCGAAAAAGGGACCATTCCATTTGAGAGAACCATCAAAGATTTTGTGGAGATGTGTTAGAGGTATGTTACCACACAAAACgtataaaggaaaaattgcTTTGAAGAAATTAAAGGTATTCCTTGGTATGCCATATccatatgataaaaaaaagaaatatgtttTACCCAGTGCCTTACGAGCATTCAGATTGAAAAAGAATAGAAGATATTGTAGACTTGGCACTCTGAGTTCAAGAGTTGGTTGGAATTATGATGAacttgttaaaaaaaatgaaaagctAAGGAAAAAAGTtacgaaaaattattataaaaaggaaGTTAAAAAgttgaatgaaaaaaaagaattaaaaactGAGgcattaaatttaattaatccAGAACAACGAAAAGTTTTAGAAAATTTTGGCTATGCGTAA